From the Kribbella sp. CA-293567 genome, the window GTCACCATGCACGGGTTCGCCGCGATGGCGTTCGGCGAACCCGGCTTCGTCTCCTGTACGCCGGGCGGCATCCTCCGGTTGCTGCAGGCGTACGACGTCCCGCTGGAGGGCGCGCACGCCGTCGTGATCGGCCGCAGCCCGATCCTCGGCAAGCCCGCCGGAATGTTGCTGCTGGCATCGAACGCGACCGTCACCTACACGCACTCGAGGACGCGTGATCTGGCCGGCATCGTCCGGACGGCGGACCTGGTCGTCGCCGCGGTCGGCCGGGCCAACTTCGTCCGCGGTGACTGGCTGAAGCCCGGCGCGGTCGTGATCGATGCCGGATACAACGAAGGCAACGTCGGTGACGTGCACTTCGAGGAGGCCGCGCAGGTGGCGAGCCTGATCACCCCGGTGCCTGGTGGCGTGGGGCCGATGACGATCGCTTTGCTGCTGGAGCAGACAGTCGACGCGGCCGAGGCGCAGAATCCGAGACGGTGACGCACGCGGTGGACCATCTGTCCTAGTGTTGAGACAACCGGTGATCATCGAAGTAGGAGGCAGTTGCTGTGGCGGTACGGGCGATCCGCGGGGCCACCCAGCTCGAGGTGGACGAGCGCGAGCATCTGCTCGAGCGGTCCGCGGAGCTGGTCAGGGCCGTGCTGGAGGCCAACGACGTGGCCTCCGACGACCTGATCAGCATCTTGTTCACCGTCACTCCGGACCTGCGGTCGGAGTTCCCGGCGGTGGCCGGCCGGCAGATCGGGCTGACCGACGTACCGCTGATGTGCATGCAGGAGATCAGCGTCCCGCACGCGTTGCCGCGGGTGGTCCGGATGATGGTGCACGCCGAGTCGCAGTTGTCCCGGGACAAGATCCAGCACGTCTACCTGCACGGCGCCGTCAGTCTGCGCCCCGACCTGACCGGTGCCCAGTGACCGAGCTGCGGGGTCCGGTCCGGATCGTCGGCACCGGCCTGATCGGGACGTCGATCGGCCTGGCGCTCGGCCGGCTCGGAGTCGTGGTGGAGCTCGTCGACGCCGATCCCGACAACGCGTTGATGGCCGAGCGGATCGGGGCCGGCTCGCGCCTGGTCCAGATCGAGCCTCAGCTGGTGGTCGTCGCGGTCCCGCCCGACCATGTCGGCGCGGTGATCGTCGAGCAGCTCCAGCAGACCGACGCGATCGTCACCGACGCGGCGAGTGTGAAGTCGAAGCCGCTCCTCGACGCGCGCGCCCTGGCCTCGAACCCCGAGGAGCTCTCCCGGTACGTCGGCAGCCACCCGATGGCAGGCTCCGAGCGGAGCGGCCCACTGGCCGGCCGGGCCGACCTGTTCGAGGGCGCGACCTGGGCGATCACCCCGCACGAGACCAGCGATCCCGACGCGGTCGAGCTGGTCCGCCGCCTCGCCGAGGCCGCGGGCGCCCGGACGGTCGAGCTGTCCGTCGCCGACCACGACCTCGCGGTGGCTCGCGTCTCGCACCTCCCGCAACTGATGTCGTCCCTGGCCGCCGGCACGCTGGTCGACGCGCCCGCCGCCCACCTCGAGCTGTCCGGTCAGGGCGTCCGCGACGTCACCCGGATCGCGGCCGGCGATCCGGGCCTGTGGACCCAGATCGTCGCGGCCAACTCACCCGCGCTGAGCGGCCTGCTGGAAGGCATCCGCGACGAGCTCGACCGGCTTCTCATTGCCCTGGGCAAGCAAGAGGCGACCGACGAGCTGACCGCCGTACTCAACCGTGGGGTCTCCGGCGCGATCCGGGTGCCGGGCAAGCACGGCGCCCCGCACATCGAGCTGGTTCCGGTCCTCGTCACCATCCCCGACCGTCCTGGCCAGCTGGCCAGGTTGTTCGCGGACGCAGCCGCCTCCGGGGCCAACGTCGAGGATCTCCGGATCGATCACAGCCCGGGCCGCCCGGTCGGTGAGGTCGAGTTGTCGGTCAAGCCGGCGTCGGTCGATCAGCTGGTCGGGGTACTGACCGAGCGGGGCTGGTCCGTCCACCGGTAATCTTCGGGCCATGATCATCGCTGTTGACGGCCCGAGCGGGTCCGGTAAGTCGAGCACGGCCCGCGGAGTCGCGACCCGGCTCGGCCTGCGGTACCTGGACACCGGCGCGATGTACCGGGCGGTGACCTGGTCGGCGCTGGAGCACGGGCTCGACCTGGACGACGTCACGGCGGTCGCCGAGCGGGCCCGCGCGGTCGAGCTGTCGATCAGTACCGACCCCGAGCGGGGGCGGTTCACCGCCGACGGGGTGGACGTCACCGAGGCGATCCGGGATCCGCGGATCAGCGCCAGTGTCAGCAAGATCGCCACCAACCTCGAAGTACGGGCCGAGCTGATCCGGCGGCAGCGCGAGCTGATCGCCGCCGCGCAGCCGACCGGTGGCGCGGTGGTCGAAGGCCGCGACATCGCCACCGTGGTGGCGCCGCAGGCGGAGCTGAAGGTGCTGCTCACCGCCGACCAGGACGCCCGGATGGCCCGCCGCAAGGCCGAGCTGGCCGCGGGATCGGTGACCGCGGAGCAGTTGCTGGACCAGATCGTCCGGCGCGACGCCGACGACTCGACGGTCTCGCAGTTCCAGGTCGCCTCCGACGGCGCGGTGGAGATCGACTCGACCCACCTGACGCTGGAAGAGGTGGTCGACGTGATCTGCCGACTGGCGAAGGAGGCCGAGGCCGTGCCGAGCGACCGGACTTCATGACTGCCGCTGAACTGACCGGGCAGCAGGATCTGCCCCGGACCGACGACCTGCCCGCCGTACCGCACCGGCTCGGCAGTGTCCTGCGCCACCTGGTCGAGCCGTACGTGCGCTGGCGGTACGACCTGACCGTCCACCACGAGCACCGGTTCCCGCTGTCCGGGCCGGTACTGGTCGCTCCCAACCACCTCGGTCTGCTCGACGGTCCATTGCTCGGGTCCACCGCGCCGCGGATGATGCACCAGCTCGGCAAGGTCGAGGCGTTCCACGGGCTGCAGGGGCTGCTGCTGCACAGGTCGGGCCAGATCGCGGTCGACCGTTCGCAGTACGACGTACGGGCGATCCGCCGGGCGATCCAGATCCTGCGCACCGGCCGGGTGCTGAGCGTGTACCCCGAAGGGACCCGTGGTCCCGGCGACTTCCGGGTGGTGCGCAGCGGAGTTGCCTACCTGGCCATGGTCACCGGTGCCCCGATCCTGCCGGTCGCGCTGCTCGGTACGCGGCTCCCGGACGGCGATATCGAGGTGTATCCGCCCCGGGGGAGCCGGGTCGACGTGGTATATGGCGAGACCTTCACGGTGGACCGCGTATCATTTCCCCGGAGGCAGGTCGACGTACGCGCGGTTGCCGACCAGATCGGCGACGTGTTGCGAGCCCATGTGCAGGCGGCCGTCGAAGCCACCGGCCACCCGCTCCCGGGCGTGCCAGACCAGAAGGATCCTGATGAGTGACCTGCCCACCGGCTACGAGTTCGACGCGGAGCCGAGCCACGACCGCGAGGACACCGGCCCACTGCCGGTGGTGGCGATCGTCGGCCGGCCGAACGTCGGCAAGTCGACGCTGGTGAACCGGATCATCGGCCGCCGCGAGGCAGTGGTCGAGGACACCCCCGGTGTCACCCGCGACCGCGTCTCGTACGACGCGAACTGGGCCGGCCGCGGCTTCACGCTGGTCGACACCGGCGGCTGGGACCCCGACGCCGTCGGCATGGCCGCGCTGGTGGCCGCCCAGGCCGAGGTCGCGATCAACGCCGCCGACGCGGTGCTGTTCGTGGTCGACGCGACGGTCGGCATCACCGACGCCGACGAGGCCGTCGTACGGGTTCTGCGCAAGGCCGGCAAGCCCGTCGTACTGGCCGCCAACAAGGTCGACGACGCCCGCGTCGAGGCCGAGGCGATGAACCTGTGGAGCCTGGGCATCGGCGAGCCGTTCCCGATCTCGGCGATGCACGGCCGCGGCACCGGCGACATGCTGGACGCCGTACTGGCCGCGTTGCCCGAGGCGCCCCCGGAGCGTGACGCGCAGCTCGGCGGGCCGCGCCGGGTCGCGATCGTCGGCAAGCCGAACGTGGGCAAGTCGTCGCTGCTCAACAAGGTCGCCAAGGAGGACCGGGTCGTCGTCAGCGAGGTCTCCGGCACCACGGTCGACCCGGTCGACGAGGAGATCGTGCTCGGCGGCAAGCAGTGGCGCTTCATCGACACCGCCGGCATCCGGCGCAAGGTCAAGAACGTGCAGGGCCACGAGTACTACGCCAGCCTGCGGACGAACAGCGCGATCGAGCGGGCCGAGGTGGTCGTGGTCGTCGTCGACGCCTCCGAGCCGATGACCGAGCAGGACCTGCGGATCATGAACACGGTCGAGGAAGCCGGCAAGGCACTCGTCATCGCGTACAACAAGTGGGACCTGGTCGACGAGGACCGCCGGTACTACCTGGAGCGCGAGATCGACCGCGACCTGGTGCAGTTCCGCTGGGCCCCCCGGGTCAACATCAGCGCGATGACCGGCCGCCACATGGAGAAGCTGGTGCCCGCGATCGAGGCCGCCCTGGACGGCTGGCAGACCCGCGTCCCGACCGGCCAGCTCAACGCCTTCCTGGGCCGCCTGGTCGCCGCCCACCCGCACCCGGTGCGCAGCGGCAAGCAACCGAAGATCCTGTTCGGCACCCAGGCGACCACCATGCCGCCGACCTTCGCGATCTTCACCTCCGGCGCCTTCGAGTCGTCGTACCAGCGCTTCATCGAGCGCCGCCTGCGCGAAGATTTCGGCTTCGTCGGCAGCCCCGTGCACGTCCAGATCCGCCCCCGCGTGAAGAAGCTGAAACGCTAGCCCCCTTGGTCAGAACTGGTCTGGGAATGGGGTAAGGTTTACCCCGGTCGCCCCGCGAGGGACGACCGTTCGGGCTGTGGCGCAGTTTGGTAGCGCACCTGGCTGGGGGCCAGGGGGCCGCAGGTTCAAATCCTGTCAGCCCGACCGAGCAGAGAGGCACCGACATTGTCGGTGCCTCTTTCTAGTGTTGCGGCATGACAGTGGAAGACGAGCCCAATACTCAACTGCGCAAGGCCGTAGCGGCCAGCCGGACGTGGCGGGCGGTCGCGCGGACATTGGGGTTGAAGGCAACTTCTGCCAGTGTGGTGCGAACGCTCAAAGGCGATGCTGCACGGCTGCAACTGGATACCTCCCACTTCACCAATCAGCGTCGGTGGTCCGACGATCAGCTGCGAGCGGCTGTGACGGGTTCGGCTTGCTGGTCCGAGGTTCTCGGCGCATTCGGGGTCGAGGACAACGCCGCCGATCGGATCCGGGTGAAAGGCCACGCGGCGCGGCTCGGGCTCGGCTACGAGCACCTGGAGGCAGCGCGGTCAGCAACTGCGGGCGATCCGCCGGTCTGGCAGACAGGACGATTGGAAGCGCTCCGCACTGCGGCGCCTGCGATCGCGATGGCATGGTTCGCGTTGCGAGGTTGTCCGGTTGCTCTACCTGTCGAGCCTCAGTTGTACGACCTTCTGGTCACCACGGCGGCCGGCGTACAGCGGGTGCAGGTGAAGAGTTGTGCGCGGCCCGACGGCAAGGGTCGCTGGCAGATCGGCATCGGGCGCCGTCCGTACGTGCTGGACAAATCGGCCCGCAAAGTGCCGTACGAACCAGGATCGCTGGACCTGTTCTTCGTCGTACTCGGCGACGGCAGCATCTATGTGATTCCGATGAGCGCACTGGCCGGACGAGTCCAGATCTATCCGCACAACTACACCCGCTACCGCGTCGGTGACGCATCGAGTCTGCTGACCTGAGGCACCGGCGCTACAGCACGCCGGCGCCCCGGTCAGAGATCTCCAAAGGTGAAGGTGTGAACGACCTGGACCTCTGGTACAGGTCGAGGGTTACGCTGACGCGACTACCAGCCGCGAGCACGCCATTCCGGGAGGGCGGGGCGTTCGGCGCCGAGGGTGGTGTCGGCGCCGTGGCCGGGGTAGACCCAGGTCTCGTCGGGGAGGCGGGCGAAGAGTTTGGTCTCGACGTCGTTGAGCAGCGACTCGAAGTTCGCCTTGTCGCCGCGGGTGTTGCCGACGCCGCCGGGGAAGAGGGAGTCGCCGGTGAAGAGGTGGGGCGGACCGGTCGGGTCGTCGTACAGGAGGGCGATCGAGCCGGGGGTGTGGCCGACCAGCTGGATCACCTCGAGGCTGAGGTCGCCGAACTGGATCCGGTCGCCGTCGCCGACGGGCTCGTCGGTGGGGACCGGGATGCCCTCGGCGTCGTCGCGGCCGGCGAC encodes:
- a CDS encoding prephenate dehydrogenase, whose amino-acid sequence is MTELRGPVRIVGTGLIGTSIGLALGRLGVVVELVDADPDNALMAERIGAGSRLVQIEPQLVVVAVPPDHVGAVIVEQLQQTDAIVTDAASVKSKPLLDARALASNPEELSRYVGSHPMAGSERSGPLAGRADLFEGATWAITPHETSDPDAVELVRRLAEAAGARTVELSVADHDLAVARVSHLPQLMSSLAAGTLVDAPAAHLELSGQGVRDVTRIAAGDPGLWTQIVAANSPALSGLLEGIRDELDRLLIALGKQEATDELTAVLNRGVSGAIRVPGKHGAPHIELVPVLVTIPDRPGQLARLFADAAASGANVEDLRIDHSPGRPVGEVELSVKPASVDQLVGVLTERGWSVHR
- a CDS encoding lysophospholipid acyltransferase family protein → MTAAELTGQQDLPRTDDLPAVPHRLGSVLRHLVEPYVRWRYDLTVHHEHRFPLSGPVLVAPNHLGLLDGPLLGSTAPRMMHQLGKVEAFHGLQGLLLHRSGQIAVDRSQYDVRAIRRAIQILRTGRVLSVYPEGTRGPGDFRVVRSGVAYLAMVTGAPILPVALLGTRLPDGDIEVYPPRGSRVDVVYGETFTVDRVSFPRRQVDVRAVADQIGDVLRAHVQAAVEATGHPLPGVPDQKDPDE
- the aroH gene encoding chorismate mutase, which produces MAVRAIRGATQLEVDEREHLLERSAELVRAVLEANDVASDDLISILFTVTPDLRSEFPAVAGRQIGLTDVPLMCMQEISVPHALPRVVRMMVHAESQLSRDKIQHVYLHGAVSLRPDLTGAQ
- the der gene encoding ribosome biogenesis GTPase Der; the encoded protein is MSDLPTGYEFDAEPSHDREDTGPLPVVAIVGRPNVGKSTLVNRIIGRREAVVEDTPGVTRDRVSYDANWAGRGFTLVDTGGWDPDAVGMAALVAAQAEVAINAADAVLFVVDATVGITDADEAVVRVLRKAGKPVVLAANKVDDARVEAEAMNLWSLGIGEPFPISAMHGRGTGDMLDAVLAALPEAPPERDAQLGGPRRVAIVGKPNVGKSSLLNKVAKEDRVVVSEVSGTTVDPVDEEIVLGGKQWRFIDTAGIRRKVKNVQGHEYYASLRTNSAIERAEVVVVVVDASEPMTEQDLRIMNTVEEAGKALVIAYNKWDLVDEDRRYYLEREIDRDLVQFRWAPRVNISAMTGRHMEKLVPAIEAALDGWQTRVPTGQLNAFLGRLVAAHPHPVRSGKQPKILFGTQATTMPPTFAIFTSGAFESSYQRFIERRLREDFGFVGSPVHVQIRPRVKKLKR
- a CDS encoding MBL fold metallo-hydrolase → MTEYHGNVHVGGPAQTHELAKLMITKVAVGPMNNNAYLLRSRSTDEQVLIDAANDAGTLLKVIGEGGISRVVTTHQHGDHWQALAEVVARTSAVTVAGRDDAEGIPVPTDEPVGDGDRIQFGDLSLEVIQLVGHTPGSIALLYDDPTGPPHLFTGDSLFPGGVGNTRGDKANFESLLNDVETKLFARLPDETWVYPGHGADTTLGAERPALPEWRARGW
- a CDS encoding bifunctional 5,10-methylenetetrahydrofolate dehydrogenase/5,10-methenyltetrahydrofolate cyclohydrolase, which encodes MSAKLMIGTDLAAELVSNAGERARKLRDETGVQPCLATVLVGDDPASATYVRMKQNRSKKAGIGSRSVVLPATTTTEELVAELHKLSNDPDVHGILLQHPVPAQIDERAAFEAIAPAKDVDGVTMHGFAAMAFGEPGFVSCTPGGILRLLQAYDVPLEGAHAVVIGRSPILGKPAGMLLLASNATVTYTHSRTRDLAGIVRTADLVVAAVGRANFVRGDWLKPGAVVIDAGYNEGNVGDVHFEEAAQVASLITPVPGGVGPMTIALLLEQTVDAAEAQNPRR
- the cmk gene encoding (d)CMP kinase, yielding MIIAVDGPSGSGKSSTARGVATRLGLRYLDTGAMYRAVTWSALEHGLDLDDVTAVAERARAVELSISTDPERGRFTADGVDVTEAIRDPRISASVSKIATNLEVRAELIRRQRELIAAAQPTGGAVVEGRDIATVVAPQAELKVLLTADQDARMARRKAELAAGSVTAEQLLDQIVRRDADDSTVSQFQVASDGAVEIDSTHLTLEEVVDVICRLAKEAEAVPSDRTS